The Stigmatella aurantiaca genome includes the window CGGATGGCGGTGGGCTTGCCGGCCACGTTCACCACGCGGAAGAACTGGATGTCGGCGTAGGGCACCCCCGCGGTGCCGTGCGTGCCCTGCGTGCCGCCCAAGGTGACGCGGCCGGTGACGCGGCGCCCCTTGGACAGGGTGAAGGGCTCCAGCCGCAGGTCCTCCGTGGGCAGCACGGGCACGAAGCGGCTGACGCGCGGCAGGTTCTCGCCCGGCATGAAGTCGAAGCGGTACTCGCCCGGATCCAGGCGCAGGCTGTAGGCCCCCTCCTCATCGGTGGCGGAGCTCACCTCGGCCCCCTGGGCCGGCCAGGGCCAGCCGGTGACGGCCCCCACGGGGTCCGCCACCACGCGCACGCCGGCCGCGGGGCCGCCCTCGGGCCGGAGCAGGACGCCCCGGACGATGACCTTGTTGGGACAGAGCACCTCCAGCCCGGAGAGCCCCTCCGTGGGGACGCGCGTGGGCTGGCGGGTGATGCCCGCGGCCACGCTCCCAGGGGGAATGGCATAGAGCATCAGCGGCGTGTCCGGCAGGCTCGGCAGGGACAGCAGCTCGAAGCGGCCCTCGGCCCCGGTCCGGACGGTGACGCTGTGGAACTGGCCGCCCCCCTGGACCTTGCCCTGGAGGTACACGCTGGCGTTGGGCACGGGCTGGCCCGCGCGGTCCACGACGCGGCCGCTCACCGGCACGGCCGTGCCCGCCTCCTCCAGGACGAGCGGCGCGGTGGTGCCCGGGCGCGGGTCCACGGAGAACTCCCGCTGGGGAAACAGGCCGCCGGCCCGGGGGGCCGTCACCTGGACGAGGACATGCTCCAGCCGGGCGGCGGACGGGGGCAGCGTGAGCAGGAAGTCTCCCGTCTCGCGCGTCACGGGAACGCGCTGGGACAGGGGCCTCAGCCCCTCATCCAGCGCCTGGATTTCCAGCTCTTCGTTCACAGGCTGGCCCCCCTCCCGCACCACCTTGCCGGTCAGCCGGGTGAGCGAGGCGGACGCGGGCAGGAGAAAGTCGAGCGGCACGGCCCAGCCGGGCTCCACCCGCACGCCTTCGGTGCGCAGCGGGGGCAGCGAGGTGTCCCGCGGCACCAGCGTGACGGTGTAGGCCCCGGCGCCCACCGCGAGCTGGTAGCCCTCGCGGGTGGGGACGAGGTTGCCCTCGAAGCTGCGGGCGAGCCCCGGAATGAGCAGGCTCTCGCCGGTGGCCCGGACGAACACGGGGCTCAGGTAGGGCACGGTGGCGGGGGTGCCCTCCGGGTTGAGCTCGGTCAGCTGCCGGCTCACCTTTCCCTGGAGGGTGGCGCGGCCGAACAGCTCCAGGTTCTGCTGGGGGCGCAGGTTTGTCACGGCGAAGTCCTGGGCGTGCAGCCCCGCGGCGGGATCCGGCTTCACCTCCACGACGATGTTCTGGCCCGGGTCGCCGCACCCGTCCGCGAAGCACACCTGGCCCTCCGTGCACTCGGCATCGCTGCGGCAGACGAGCTGAACATCCTCGCTGTCGTCCGGCAGGTAGGCACAGGCGGCGCCCACCAGGGCCAGCCCCAGGAGCGCGGCGCGGGGCAGCCTCATGTGCAGTCCCCCTGCACGGTGGTGACGAACCACGAGTAGGTCACCACATAGCCGGGGTTGACGATGACGCCCCCGTCGCTGCCCTCATGGGTGATGGACTCGGGCTGGCGGTTGGCCAGCAGGCGGGAGTCCGTCACCAGCGCCTCCACCACGTGCGCGCCCGGCTCCCGCAGGGGGCTGTTGGCCGCGCGCAGGTTGATGTTCAGCGTGCCGCGCTCGCCGCGCTGGGCCTGGCCGTTGCGGGAAAGGTCCGTCTCCCGGTACGGGCCAATGGGGTTCTGCGGGTTGTAGTCCAGGTACCACTTCACCGAGATGCGGTCGTCCACGTCCGGATCCTCCACGATGACGGAGAACACCAGATCGCAGAACCCCGCCGCGCCGAAGTCCTGGATGACGCGCGCCTGCGGCTCGGTCTGGGACTCCACGAGGCGGGGAGGGCGGTTGCGGCGCTCGGGCAGCTCCTCCAGGAAGATGTCGTCCTGGGGAAGGATGCAGCCGCTGGCCGCGCACACGGCCCCCACCCACGCCAGCCACCGCATCAGAACTCCTCCTCTTCGGGAGGCAGGGGCCGGCCGCTCTTCTCCGCCTCCATCTTCTCCAGGTGGCGGAAGATGGTGCGCGGGTCCACGCCCAGGTCCTTGGCCGTCTTGGTGCGGTTGCCGTTGTTCCGGGCCAGCACCTCGTTGATGTAGCGCTTCTGGAACTCCTCCTTGGCCTGGAGCAGGGGCATGATGGGCTCCAGGTTCTCCGGCTTGAGGTCCAGGTCATCGGCGCCCAGCAGGGGCTTGTCGGCGAGCACCGAGGCCTTCTTGATGCGGTTCTCCAGCTCGCGGATGTTGCCCGGCCAGGCGTACTTCTTCATGGCCACGGTGGCCGCCGGGGTGAAGCCCCGGACCTTGGAGTTGAACTCCTTGGAGTACTTCTGGAGGAAGAACTTGCCCAGCACCTGCACGTCCTCGCCGCGCTCGCGCAGCGGGGGCAGCTTCAGGGTGACGACGTTGAGGCGGTAGTAGAGGTCCTCCCGGAAGGTGCTTCGCTTCACCTCCTCTTCGAGGACTTTGTTGGTCGCGGCCACGACGCGGATGTCCACGGGCTCGCCCCGGTTGTCGCCGACCTTGTAGACGACCTTCTCCTGCAGCGCGCGCAGCAGCTTCACCTGGAGCTGCAGGGGCAGCTCGCCGATCTCGTCCAGGAAGAGCGTGCCGCCGATGGCCGCCTGGAACTTGCCGGGCCGGGTGGCCACCGCGCCGGTGAAGGCCCCCTTCACGTGGCCGAACAGCTCGCTCTCCAGGAGGTTCTCCGGGATGGCGCCGCAGTTGATGGTGATGAAGGGGCCCTTGGCGCGCGGCGAGTGGCGGTGGATCTCCCGGGCGATCAGCTCCTTGCCCGTGCCCGTCTCGCCGGTAATCAACACGGAGATGTCCGTGAGGGCGATCTTGTCGATGCGCTTGTACACCTCCTTCATGCCCTGGCAGGCCCCGATGATGTCGCCGTAGCGCTGGTCCTCCAGCTTCTTGCGCAGCTCGGTGTTGTCGAGCTTCAAGTCGTTGACCAGCAGCGCGTTGTGCAGGATGAGCGAGGCCTGCGCCGCGAAGATGGTGAGCATGTCCAGGCTCTTGGGCTCGAAGCGGTTCACCAGCCGGTCGTTGCCCACGTAGATGAGGCCGAACAGGCTCCCCTTGTGCATCAGCGGCACGCACATGACGGAGTGGACCTTGAGGTTCACCACCGACTCGCTGGCCTTGAACTCGGGCGCGTCGATGGCGTCGGCGAGGATGAGCGGCTTCTGCTCCTTCACCACCTTGGCGATGATGGAGTCGGACAGCTTCTCCACCGCGTCCTCGATGTTTTCGCGGGAGAGGTTGCGCGCCACCTTCACGCGCGGCTCGTTGCTCTCCATCAGGATGAGGAAGCCCTTGTCGGCGCGCGTCACCTCGATGGCCTCATCCATGAGGCTCTCGAGGATGCGGTCCAAGTCGTAGCTGCCCAGCAGCCGCTCGCTGAAGGCGGTGAGCCGGCGCAGCATGGCCAGCTCGCGGCCGGGCACGCCGGGCAGCTCGGCGGTGTGCGAGTCGGGGTTCTCCTCCACGGTGATGGTGGGGGCGGGCGAGGGGATGGGACGCGGCGCGGAGGTGTCGCGCGAGAACGTCAGCTCCGTCTGGCCCACGCGGATGACGTCCTGGGAGGCCAGCACGTGCGAGTCGCGCTTCTTGCCGTTGATCTGGAAGGTGGCCCCCAGGCTGCCCACCTGGTAGCGGCTGCCATCGAAGAGCACGTGCAGCGCGCTGTCCGGGACGGCAGGGTCATCGAGCGGCACGTCGTTGTCCGGCCCACGTCCGATGCTGGTGATGCGCTTGAGCAGGGGGACCGTGCGGACCTTTCCGTCCGGGGTGCGAACGCTGAGGCTGGCCATGGGGGGACGATTCCTGGAGGGACCGGAGGCTAGAAGGTGAGGGTGAGGCCGGCGCCGAGCCCGCCGGAGGTGGGGAAGAGCTGGAGGCGGGCCGAGGGGCTCCGGCCCGGCTCGGGGGCAGACGGGGCCGGCTCGGGCCGCTCCTCGATGGAGGTCCGGACGACCTGGTCATCGTGGTGGTAGAGGGCATCGGCCACGCCGAGCGCGTAGATGCTGTAGAAGCCGGCCGCCGAGCCCACCTTGAGCAAGCGCCAGGCGTCGGCCTGGCCGGAGCGGCGGGTGGGGATGTAGCGCACGGTGATGGAGGCGCGCCCCGTCTCGGTGAGCACGTCGTCCAGCTCGATGGTGGAGGTCTCGAAGAGCGCCTCGTAGGCGAAGTAGGCGATGACGCTGGTGACGGCGAGCACGCCCTCGGTGGCGGCGAAGATGATGCCGAGGCTGTTGCGGCCCTGCTGGAACTGGCCCGCGCCGAAGGGGACGAAGTTCACGAGGAAGTTGCGCTTCTCCACGGTGCGCACCGTCACCTGCCGGGCCAGCGCCTCGACGCGGCGGCGCTGCTCCTCGGCGGCCAGCCGCTCGCGCTCGCGCCGCTCGGCCTCGCCCCGGGCGCGCTCCTGGCGCAGCCGCCGCTCCTGGCGCAGGAACTCCAGCTCCGAGGCCATCCGCTCCTTGAGCTTGTCGAAGTACGCCACGGCCGGGGGTGGCACCACGAACGGATCCAGGCTGCTGTCCGGATCCAGCCGGAGCATCGCCGCGAAGTGCCGCTCCGCGTCCGTCATGCGCTGGAGGTTGAAGGCCGCCAGGCCCGCCAGCTCGTGCAGGTCCGCGAGCTGCTGCTCGTTCAGGTTGCCCCGGTCGATCCGGGCCTTGGCGCGATCGATGACCTCGGCGTACTTGCCGTACTCGAAGTTGGAGCGGATCGCGGCCACCTCGGGGTCCGACTCCTGCGCGTGCGCGCGCAGGGGGACGAACAGCAGGGGGACGAGGAACAGCGCGAGACACAGGCCACGGCTCATTCGGCGACGAGGCTCCCGCGCAAGGTGACGGGCTTGCCGGGCTCGACCATGACCGCGCGCTTCTCGGTCCGGTAGCCGGGGTGGCTCACCTCGTACTCCACGCGGTGCTGGAAGCTCGCGGGCCCGCGGGGCGATTGGATGTCGAATGGGTGCTCCAGACTGTCGCGCGCCGTGCGCCGCTCCTCTCCCACGCGGACCTGGGCCTCGGGGGGTTGGTAATCGAAGGAGAGCCGGGAGGCCTTGAGCAGGGCCCGCAGCCGGAAGACCTTGTCCCCGTCCGCCGCCACGTGGATGGTCTCCACGGCGTCCTCGCACCAGTCGCACCGCACGGTGATGGTGTGTGGCCCGGGCGTCAGCTGGAGATCATGCTGCGCGAGGGGCTGGGGGCTGGGCGGCATGTCATCCACCTGGATGGCGCCGTAGGGGCGCACCAGGATGGAGACGTGGACCTTCGCGGGCCGGTGCGGCTCGGGCTTGGCCTCGGCGGGGGCGGGCGCCTCGGCGGGCCGGGCGGGGGCCTTCTTCGGGGCCACTCCCGGGCTGTCCGCGGGCTCCGGGGCGGGGGGCGTCACCGGCAGGGGCAGGGGCGCACGCGCCGGGAGCTCCAGCGGCGGGGCCTCGGCCGGGGGCTGCGGGTCCGAGGGCGTGAGCGGGGCCACGGGCGGTGACGCGGGCGCGCGAAAGAGGAAATAGCCCCCCGTGCCGAGCGCCGTGGCGAGGACGAGCGCCGTTCCGGCCTGGAGGCCGCGCTTTATCCAGAGCTGGCGGCGCCGGGCCCGGTTGAAGCCCTCCAGCATCGCCAGGGCGCGGGCGTTCTGCGCGTCCAGGGCGAGCACCTGGTTGAGGCTGGCCAGGGCGCGCGGGGTCCGCTTCTCGGCGAGGAAGCGCTCGCCGCGCTCCAGCAGGGCCGCGACGAGGCGCTGGCGGGCGGCCTTCTTGTAGGAGGGCGGATCCGCGAAGAAGGAGGCCAGCTCCTCGCCGACCCGGGGAAAGCCCAGCCCGGCCAGGTAGTCGGCGAGCGCGTCCCGGAGGCGCCCCGCGTGGGGGTACCGGTGGTGGCGATCCCTCGCCAGGCAGGTGGCGATGATCTCCGCCAGCTCATCGGACAGCGAGCCCACGCGCCGCCGGGGATCCTCGTACGCGCCATCCAGGATGCGCTTGAGGGTGGCCGTCGTGTTGGGGGCGGTGAAGGGCAGCCGCCCGGTGACGAAGGCGTAGAGCATGATGCCCAGCGAGAAGACGTCCGCCTCGGGGCCCGCCTCCAGGCCCTCGATGATCTCCGGCGCCATGTGGGCCGGCGAGCCGACGAGCGTCCCGGTCACCGTCATCCGCTCGTCGGTCTCCAGGAGCTTGGCGATGCCGAAGTCCATCAGCTTGAGGACGCCGTCCTCGCGGACCATGACGTTCTCGGGCTTGAGGTCGCGGTGGATGACGCCGGACTCGTGCGCGTGGGCGAGCGCCGCGGCCAGCTCGTGGATGAGCATCGCGGCCAGCTCGGGCGGCTCCAGGCCCCCCTCGTCCAGGTACTCCCGCAGGGTGTGGCCGCGGATGTACTCGGTGACGATGTAGGCGTTCTGGGCGTCGGACGCGGAGAAGTCGAACACCTCGAGGATGTTGGGGTGGTGCAGCCGGGCCACCGCGCGGGCCTCGCGGGCGAGCCGCTTGCGGGACTCGTCCTTGCTGGCCAGGTGCGGGTGCAGCACCTTCACGGCCACTTCCCGGTCCAGGGCGGTGTCCAGCCCCTTGTACACGACGCTCATGCCCCCCGAGCCCAGCTGCTCAAGGATGCGGTAGCGACCGATTTGACGGCCCACGAGCGTCATTGGGTGCAAGCGGTCCCCACCGGGTGCACGCCGCGTTTCAGGCGCCCCCGGGTCCACGCCTCAAGGCCGGAGAGGGCACCAGCGGCGGTCAGGACTCCGAGTCTCAGGGGACGAGGCATGGTCGGACGCGGGTGTCAGGGACAAGAGGGCGCCTATGACAATGGCGTCGGGGGGAGTTTAGGAGGCGACTCCGGGGTCCGCAACGCGCGAATCGAAAGGGCGCCGCCGCCGGGCGTGCTTCATGTGCCTATAAGGAAAAGAGAAAACCGCTCGGGGGCCTCAGCCTCCCTTGCGCCGCTTCCGGGCCGCGAGCCGATCCAGCAGGGCCTGGAGCAGCGGCTCGGTCTCCTTGGGCAGGGCCCGGTCCGTGGGCGAGCGGCCCGAGGTCACCCGGGCGAGCTGGAAGAGCTCCAGCAGGCGCTCCTGGATGAGCTCGTTGTCGGGGCGCTGCTGGAGGGCCCGGCGGTAGGCGGCGGCGGCCCCCGCGTAGTCCCCCAGGGCGAAGAGGCGCTCTCCTTCCTGAATGGGAGAGGAGGGGCCGAGCGTCAGCCGCTCCTCGCGGGGCGCGGCGGAAGCCCGCTGCAGGGCCTGCAGCTCCATGGGCTGGAGCGACTCGCGCAGCTGGGCAAGCCGCTGGGAGAGGGCTTCATCGGAAGGGCACTCCCGGACGAGCGTCTCGTAGAGGCTTACGGCTTCGGCCAGCTCTCCGCGGCGCAGGGCACGTTCGGCACGCGCCTGCATCTCGGCCCGGGCTTCAAGGGTCATCGCGGGGACAAGGTTACCGTGCGGGCCCCGGCCGCGCACGGGGTTATCCTCGGCGGGGCCTATGTTCCTTGCCGCGCTTGCCGCCAGCCTGCTGTTGACCCAGGGCGCCCTCGGCTCCGAGCTGCGCAAGGATGGCTACGGCTTCCAGCCGCCCGAGGGCTTCGTGATGGTGCGCCCAGAGCCCTTCGCGGGAAGCCGGGCGGGCGCGGTGACGCTGGAGCCAGACAGGCCCCGCTTCCTCTCGGCGGCGCTCTCGGAGGGCGAGGGGCCGGAGGCGGCGGTGCTGCTCGTCTCGGTGGTGGAGGAGACGTTCTCGGCGAGCCCCTCGGAGCGCGATGACTTCAGCGCGGCGGTGGTGCGGCACTTCGAGCGGGAGCTGGGCCTGGCGCTCACACCGGAGCGCGTGGACCGGCGCATGGGGCCCGTGCCACGGGTGGAAGTGCTGGGAACCCTGCGGGAGGCAGGGCAGGTGAGGACGGTGCTGGTGGCGGGGCTGGCGTCCGTGGGGCGGCACGCGGTGGTGATGGTGAGTGCCCCAGCGGTCCGCTGGGAGGAGCTGGCGCCCCAGGTGCAGGCCTCGCTGGAAACCTTCCGGATGGAGGCGCCTGCCCATGTGAGCCTGTCCAACCGGACCACGGGGGCCCTGGCCGGGGCCCTGGCCGGAGCGCTGGTGGCCTCCTACATGGCCTGGCGTCGGCGCCGGCCAGAGAACACTTCCATGTAAGGGAGACGGCCCCACGGCTGGGTTCACCCTCCGTATAAACAGACATACATCCGTCCAAACCAGCCATTTTTCCGCCGTCTTGGTGAGCTGTCTGTTGCGTTGGAGGAAAGCGCAGGGTGCGCCCGAAGGCCAGTCGCCTCCTCCAGAAGGGGAGACTTATTCATCCGGCGGATTTTCCACGCCCGCGATGCGGGAGGAGCGCTGCCCATGATGGCCATGAACGCGATGCCGATGAACTCCACTCAGAGCATGCCGATGGGAAACATGATGCCCATGCCGATGATGGGCATGAACCCGATGATGGGCGGCATGATGGGGATGAACCCCATGATGGGCAGCATGATGCCGATGATGGGCATGAACCCGATGATGGGCGGCATGATGGGGATGAACCCCATGATGGGCGGTATGGGTATGCCCATGATGATGCCGATGATGATGCGTCAGATGGCGCCGATGATGGTCCGGATGACGTGTGAGATGACCAAGGACGGCATGGTCTGCAAGATGATGCCGATGGAAGGTCAGGACATGGCGATGATGAAGGAGTGCTGTGACGCCATGAACTCCATGATGGCCATGGGCGCGCCGATGATGATGATGTGCAACGGCATGCCGATGATGATGGGCATGGCCCGCTAAGGCCTGCTCAGCCGACTTCCTCGGCATAGGACATCACCAGGTACATGGTGATGTCCTCGGTCCCGACGTTCCGGTACACGTGGGGCTTGTCCGCCTCGAAGAGGATGGCGTCCCCGGTGGCCAGCAGGTGGTGATCGGCCCCGATCTCCATCTCCAGCGTGCCCCGTGTCACGATGAGGTTCTCCATCGTCCCCGGGGGATGGGCATCCGCCTGCTCCTCGCTCTGGGCCTTCAACGTCAGCTCGTAGAACTCCACCCGGCGCGGCTCGTCGAACGGGAACAGCGCGCGGGAGGTGAAGCGCCCATCGTGCGAGGTGAGCCGCTTGGCCTGCAGCGCCCGCATCAGCCGGGTTCCCGCGCCGCCCGAGTTGCTGATGAGCGCCGAGAACGGCAGATCCAACGCCCGGGCGATCTTCCAGAGCACGTTGATGGTGGGCGCGCTCTGTCCCAGTTCAATCTGTCCCAGCATGGCCCGGCTGACGCCGGAGGCCTTCGAGAGCCGCTCCAGGGACAGGCCCCGCTGGATGCGCAGCCGGCGCAGGTTCTTGCCCACCACGGGGGCCAGGTCCTGGTCCGCGTCCGGGTGCGCCACCTCGTACGCCCACGCCGCCTCGCCTCCCGGAGGGGAGCTGGACGCCGGGGCCTCTTCGGTGGGCTCCGGCGCCTCGGACGGCTGCTCCTCCGGCTTGCGGCGCGATGCGCCCTCGCGGCCCTTGCGCCCTGAATTCTCCCGAACGGACTTCATAGCGGCCAGACTATGACCCACACCCAGATGGGGATCCATGGGCGGGCAGTAGGAGAAGACCGCATCATCGAACACTGGGCAGCCCCCCGCTTCTTGCGAAAGTCCTCCAGGTCAATGACGGCGGCACTCATGGGACGGCCTCTTTGAAGTTGGACGTTTGTCCGTAAAAGCGGATGACTGAATATCCGTTGGAGCGGACGCGCTGTCAACGGCGGTCCCTCAAACAAGCGCCTGGAGGGCTCATCCCTCGAAGGAGGAGGCCTGGCCGCCGGGGCCCTGGCCCGCCAGGGGCTTGTGGGGCGCATAGAGGTTGCGCACGAAGCGGGTGAACAGGTGCTCCTCGTTCCAGCGCTGGCGCGCCATGCCGTACACGCCCGGGGCGCGCAGGTCATGGGCGGTAATCGAGGGGACGAACTCCCGCTCGCTGTAGAGCGCGAACACTTCGTCCACCATGGCCCGGCTCCGGTAGGTGCGCAGCATGACCCGGTAGATGAGCTCGTTCTCCTCCTGGGTGAAGGCCAGCCCCTGGACCGCGTGGGCCATCTCGTGGAAGACGAGGTGGGGCTCGGTGCCCAGCTTGTCCTGCCGCAGCGCGATGCGGGCCCGCTCCCAGCTCGGATGGTCCCAGAACAGCCCCGCGGCCTGCGGCGACACGGAGCGGGGGTAGCCGTACTTCGCCATGGGCTGCCCGGCGGGGATGAAGTCGACGGTGAGGGGGCGCGAGGCCTCCAGCCGCCCGATGAGCTGCAGGTTCGCGGAGAGCTGCCGGACGATGTCGCCCTCGGCGCGCTGGAGCAGCTCCGCGGGGGCCCCATGGGCCACGAAGGTGATCCGCGCCTTCACATAGGCCCGGGCGCGGGCGGGGCCCTCGGCGGGAGGCCGCCCCTGGCGCGACTCGAAGACGTCGCCCCCATTGAGGAGCATGAAGGCGGACAGGGGCAAGCGGCGCCCGTGTTCGGCCGCCAGCGGGGTGATCTCCGGCGTCGAGCCATCCACGGTCTCGTAGGTCGGGGGAGCCATGGCCGCATGATGCAACCAAACGGCCTCAGGAAAAATGTCCTCCCGCACGCTGGACGGCATGTTGGTGGGCCATGGCGCGGCGCAGCTTCGCCATCAGCACCTCCACGTTCACGGGCCGCACGAGCACGTCGTCCGCCCCCGCGTCGATGCCCGTCATCACCCCGGCCGGGTCCTCGCGCGGCACGATGAGGAACACGGGCAGGTGGGCGGTGGCGGGCGAGGCGCGCAGCACCCGGAGCAGGGCGTGCACGTCCCCATCCGGCAGGGGGGCCTCCAGGATGGCGGCCTGGGCCCCGGCCAGGGACTGCTCGACTTCGGCCAGGGTGCGCACGCGCTTCATGCCGAGCCCGTCGGCCATGAGGCGAAGCTGGAGCGTCAGGGCCGTGCTC containing:
- a CDS encoding helix-turn-helix domain-containing protein, translated to MKSVRENSGRKGREGASRRKPEEQPSEAPEPTEEAPASSSPPGGEAAWAYEVAHPDADQDLAPVVGKNLRRLRIQRGLSLERLSKASGVSRAMLGQIELGQSAPTINVLWKIARALDLPFSALISNSGGAGTRLMRALQAKRLTSHDGRFTSRALFPFDEPRRVEFYELTLKAQSEEQADAHPPGTMENLIVTRGTLEMEIGADHHLLATGDAILFEADKPHVYRNVGTEDITMYLVMSYAEEVG
- a CDS encoding sigma 54-interacting transcriptional regulator encodes the protein MASLSVRTPDGKVRTVPLLKRITSIGRGPDNDVPLDDPAVPDSALHVLFDGSRYQVGSLGATFQINGKKRDSHVLASQDVIRVGQTELTFSRDTSAPRPIPSPAPTITVEENPDSHTAELPGVPGRELAMLRRLTAFSERLLGSYDLDRILESLMDEAIEVTRADKGFLILMESNEPRVKVARNLSRENIEDAVEKLSDSIIAKVVKEQKPLILADAIDAPEFKASESVVNLKVHSVMCVPLMHKGSLFGLIYVGNDRLVNRFEPKSLDMLTIFAAQASLILHNALLVNDLKLDNTELRKKLEDQRYGDIIGACQGMKEVYKRIDKIALTDISVLITGETGTGKELIAREIHRHSPRAKGPFITINCGAIPENLLESELFGHVKGAFTGAVATRPGKFQAAIGGTLFLDEIGELPLQLQVKLLRALQEKVVYKVGDNRGEPVDIRVVAATNKVLEEEVKRSTFREDLYYRLNVVTLKLPPLRERGEDVQVLGKFFLQKYSKEFNSKVRGFTPAATVAMKKYAWPGNIRELENRIKKASVLADKPLLGADDLDLKPENLEPIMPLLQAKEEFQKRYINEVLARNNGNRTKTAKDLGVDPRTIFRHLEKMEAEKSGRPLPPEEEEF
- a CDS encoding protein kinase domain-containing protein; translation: MTLVGRQIGRYRILEQLGSGGMSVVYKGLDTALDREVAVKVLHPHLASKDESRKRLAREARAVARLHHPNILEVFDFSASDAQNAYIVTEYIRGHTLREYLDEGGLEPPELAAMLIHELAAALAHAHESGVIHRDLKPENVMVREDGVLKLMDFGIAKLLETDERMTVTGTLVGSPAHMAPEIIEGLEAGPEADVFSLGIMLYAFVTGRLPFTAPNTTATLKRILDGAYEDPRRRVGSLSDELAEIIATCLARDRHHRYPHAGRLRDALADYLAGLGFPRVGEELASFFADPPSYKKAARQRLVAALLERGERFLAEKRTPRALASLNQVLALDAQNARALAMLEGFNRARRRQLWIKRGLQAGTALVLATALGTGGYFLFRAPASPPVAPLTPSDPQPPAEAPPLELPARAPLPLPVTPPAPEPADSPGVAPKKAPARPAEAPAPAEAKPEPHRPAKVHVSILVRPYGAIQVDDMPPSPQPLAQHDLQLTPGPHTITVRCDWCEDAVETIHVAADGDKVFRLRALLKASRLSFDYQPPEAQVRVGEERRTARDSLEHPFDIQSPRGPASFQHRVEYEVSHPGYRTEKRAVMVEPGKPVTLRGSLVAE
- a CDS encoding carboxypeptidase-like regulatory domain-containing protein yields the protein MRLPRAALLGLALVGAACAYLPDDSEDVQLVCRSDAECTEGQVCFADGCGDPGQNIVVEVKPDPAAGLHAQDFAVTNLRPQQNLELFGRATLQGKVSRQLTELNPEGTPATVPYLSPVFVRATGESLLIPGLARSFEGNLVPTREGYQLAVGAGAYTVTLVPRDTSLPPLRTEGVRVEPGWAVPLDFLLPASASLTRLTGKVVREGGQPVNEELEIQALDEGLRPLSQRVPVTRETGDFLLTLPPSAARLEHVLVQVTAPRAGGLFPQREFSVDPRPGTTAPLVLEEAGTAVPVSGRVVDRAGQPVPNASVYLQGKVQGGGQFHSVTVRTGAEGRFELLSLPSLPDTPLMLYAIPPGSVAAGITRQPTRVPTEGLSGLEVLCPNKVIVRGVLLRPEGGPAAGVRVVADPVGAVTGWPWPAQGAEVSSATDEEGAYSLRLDPGEYRFDFMPGENLPRVSRFVPVLPTEDLRLEPFTLSKGRRVTGRVTLGGTQGTHGTAGVPYADIQFFRVVNVAGKPTAIRLAQTVADSAGDYTATLPTR
- a CDS encoding tetratricopeptide repeat protein; amino-acid sequence: MTLEARAEMQARAERALRRGELAEAVSLYETLVRECPSDEALSQRLAQLRESLQPMELQALQRASAAPREERLTLGPSSPIQEGERLFALGDYAGAAAAYRRALQQRPDNELIQERLLELFQLARVTSGRSPTDRALPKETEPLLQALLDRLAARKRRKGG